One region of Limisphaera ngatamarikiensis genomic DNA includes:
- a CDS encoding NADH-quinone oxidoreductase subunit N produces the protein MNIGLLSHEIAVVVLGVLLLLADLWLPARYRRALGWSAAAGLSALLVLSCLGAFGLDATGTAFGGMFVQDELALFFKRLFLLTGALVVGMAVEYTDRLRSGISEYYVLVLFALTGMMLAASARDLVLLFVSVELMTVSFYVLTAYERTRRASVEAGVKYLILGALSSAFLVLGIALLWGVTGRLQFPELAMVSARYAEHPLFLAGAALVLSGLGFKLAAVPFQVWAPDVYEGSPTPTTALLAAGSKAAGMVLLLRLLFTGLPGLWERAEVMTLLMVVSGATILYGNLGALGQRNLKRLLGYSSIAHAGYLLLGVCALSGAGQAAVLFYLVAYALTVVGAFLVVVLVLRHTGTEDVTGLAGLHERSPFLAATVALAMVSLAGVPPLAGFFGKFLLIRSVVEQVSQHPGYGVLAAVAVVGVVISIYYYFRVIRVIYWEPAAAEAAPVVVPQALRFAAALCLVGMLYLGLFPGRVLGWAEQASRVLAF, from the coding sequence ATGAACATTGGGTTGTTGAGCCACGAGATTGCTGTGGTTGTGTTGGGGGTTTTGCTGCTGCTGGCGGACCTGTGGCTGCCGGCGCGGTACCGACGTGCACTGGGTTGGTCGGCTGCGGCGGGTTTGAGTGCGCTGCTGGTGTTGAGCTGTCTGGGTGCATTTGGGTTGGACGCCACCGGCACGGCCTTTGGAGGGATGTTCGTTCAGGACGAACTGGCACTGTTTTTCAAGCGTCTGTTCCTGCTGACGGGGGCGTTGGTGGTGGGGATGGCGGTGGAATATACGGACCGGCTCCGCAGCGGCATTTCGGAGTACTACGTGCTGGTGTTGTTTGCATTGACGGGGATGATGCTGGCGGCGTCGGCACGGGATCTGGTGTTGTTGTTCGTTTCGGTGGAACTGATGACGGTGTCGTTTTACGTGTTGACGGCTTATGAGCGGACGCGGCGGGCCTCGGTGGAGGCGGGGGTGAAGTACCTGATTTTGGGGGCGTTGTCGTCGGCGTTTTTGGTGTTGGGGATTGCGTTGTTGTGGGGTGTGACCGGTCGGTTGCAATTCCCGGAGCTGGCGATGGTGTCGGCCCGGTACGCGGAGCATCCGTTGTTCCTTGCGGGGGCGGCGCTGGTGTTGTCGGGACTGGGTTTCAAGCTGGCGGCGGTGCCGTTCCAGGTCTGGGCGCCCGACGTGTATGAGGGGTCGCCGACGCCGACGACGGCCCTGCTGGCGGCCGGTTCGAAGGCGGCGGGGATGGTGTTGTTGTTGCGGTTGTTGTTTACGGGTCTGCCGGGGTTGTGGGAGCGGGCGGAGGTGATGACGCTGCTGATGGTGGTTTCGGGCGCCACGATCCTGTACGGGAACCTGGGTGCGCTGGGGCAGCGGAACCTGAAACGTTTGCTGGGGTATTCGAGTATCGCGCATGCGGGGTATTTGTTGCTGGGGGTGTGTGCGCTGAGCGGGGCGGGACAGGCGGCGGTGCTGTTTTATCTGGTGGCCTATGCGCTGACGGTGGTGGGGGCGTTTTTGGTGGTGGTGCTGGTGCTGCGGCATACGGGCACGGAGGACGTGACGGGTCTGGCGGGGTTGCATGAACGGTCGCCGTTTCTGGCCGCCACGGTGGCGCTGGCAATGGTCTCGCTGGCTGGCGTGCCGCCGTTGGCCGGGTTTTTTGGGAAGTTCCTGCTGATCCGGTCGGTGGTGGAACAGGTGTCACAGCATCCGGGCTACGGTGTGCTCGCGGCGGTGGCGGTGGTGGGCGTGGTGATTTCGATCTACTACTATTTCCGCGTGATCCGTGTGATTTACTGGGAACCGGCGGCTGCGGAGGCGGCTCCGGTGGTGGTGCCGCAGGCGTTGCGGTTTGCGGCGGCGTTGTGTCTGGTGGGAATGCTGTATTTGGGATTGTTCCCGGGCCGGGTGTTGGGTTGGGCGGAACAGGCGTCGCGGGTGCTGGCGTTTTGA
- the hemG gene encoding protoporphyrinogen oxidase has translation MNESGKQTMVRPPVAVVGGGITGLTAAFELQRRGVPVVVYEATDRVGGAIRSVRVNGFLAEFGPNTILETSPRITQLVRDAGLSARRLDPDPRASARYLVRDRRPVAMPGSPLGFFTTRLFSWRAKWAVLREPFVPPKRDDREESIADFVRRRLNQEFLERAIDALVAGIYAGDPERLSVQQAFPKLAALEREYGSLIRGQIFGARARKRRGEVAKDRAPKFSFDEGLQVLPDTLRERLGSAVRLQSTVTRLRRLPHAWQVTVRTPEGEQICEHAAVLLAAPAFKLAEIALETGGDHSLAFLGGIRYPPVASVVLGFRREDVAHPCRGFGMLIPRVEGFRILGTIFSSSLFPNRAPAGHITLTSYIGGERQPELAGLPAEELYRITCEDLRVLLGVRGEPTFRHHYYWPRAIPQYNLGYGDHRRRMEELEQSCPGLFFGGHYRDGISLGDSILSGLRMGERIAVFWHQSSH, from the coding sequence ATGAACGAATCGGGGAAGCAAACCATGGTCCGGCCGCCCGTGGCGGTGGTCGGGGGAGGGATCACCGGGCTCACGGCGGCCTTCGAGCTGCAGCGGCGCGGAGTGCCCGTGGTGGTGTATGAGGCAACCGACCGGGTCGGCGGAGCCATACGGTCGGTCCGGGTCAACGGCTTCCTGGCCGAATTCGGGCCCAACACCATTTTGGAAACCTCGCCCCGCATCACCCAACTGGTGCGCGATGCGGGCCTGAGCGCGCGCCGGTTGGATCCGGACCCGCGCGCCAGCGCCCGTTACCTCGTGCGAGATCGTCGACCGGTGGCCATGCCCGGCTCACCACTGGGTTTCTTCACCACCCGCCTCTTCAGTTGGCGCGCCAAATGGGCCGTGCTCCGGGAACCCTTCGTACCGCCCAAACGCGATGACCGGGAGGAAAGCATCGCCGATTTCGTCCGCCGGCGCCTGAACCAGGAGTTCCTCGAACGCGCCATTGATGCCCTGGTCGCGGGCATCTACGCCGGCGACCCCGAACGGCTTTCGGTCCAGCAGGCCTTCCCCAAACTCGCCGCGCTGGAACGCGAGTACGGCTCGCTCATCCGCGGACAGATCTTCGGTGCCCGGGCCCGCAAACGGCGGGGCGAAGTGGCCAAGGACCGTGCACCCAAGTTTTCTTTCGACGAGGGGCTCCAGGTCCTGCCCGATACGCTCCGCGAACGTCTGGGGTCGGCCGTCCGGTTGCAGTCCACCGTCACCCGACTACGCCGGCTGCCGCACGCCTGGCAGGTGACCGTCCGGACCCCGGAGGGCGAACAGATCTGCGAGCACGCCGCGGTCCTGCTCGCTGCCCCGGCCTTCAAGCTCGCCGAAATCGCCCTGGAAACCGGCGGCGATCATTCCCTGGCCTTCCTGGGCGGGATCCGTTATCCACCGGTGGCCAGCGTCGTGCTGGGGTTCCGTCGCGAAGACGTGGCCCACCCGTGCCGCGGATTCGGCATGCTCATCCCCCGCGTGGAGGGGTTTCGCATCCTCGGTACCATCTTCTCCTCATCGCTCTTCCCGAACCGCGCCCCGGCCGGTCACATTACCCTCACCAGTTACATCGGCGGCGAGCGACAACCCGAACTGGCCGGTCTCCCCGCGGAGGAACTCTACCGCATCACCTGCGAGGATCTGCGAGTGTTGCTGGGCGTCCGGGGGGAGCCCACGTTCCGCCATCATTACTACTGGCCCCGGGCCATCCCGCAGTACAACCTCGGCTACGGCGACCACCGCCGGCGAATGGAGGAGCTGGAACAGAGCTGCCCCGGCCTGTTCTTTGGCGGGCATTATCGCGACGGCATCTCGCTGGGCGACTCCATCCTCTCCGGCCTGCGCATGGGCGAGCGCATCGCCGTGTTTTGGCACCAATCCAGTCACTGA
- a CDS encoding histidinol-phosphatase HisJ family protein yields MEWPADYHMHTPLCRHARGEPVEYALRARALGLREIGFADHAPMPQDDFDDWRMRASELEAYVAAVEAARRAVPEVKIRLGLEVDYLPGLEGWIRELAGRHAWDFLIGSVHYVTEDWAIDHPGQVRRWEGVDPASVWQAYLERLEAAAGSGLFDILGHVDLPKKFGHRPPAELAPLWRRLFEVARRAGCAIEINTAGLRKPCGEMYPAPALLRMAFEAGVGLTFGSDAHAPEEVGSDWAEAVRLARAAGYRETLRWEGRRKVGVELPELPACPVRSQVVE; encoded by the coding sequence ATGGAATGGCCTGCGGACTATCATATGCACACGCCGCTGTGCCGGCACGCCCGGGGTGAACCGGTTGAATACGCCCTGCGGGCTCGAGCGTTGGGGTTGCGGGAGATCGGCTTTGCGGATCATGCGCCGATGCCGCAGGACGATTTTGATGACTGGCGGATGCGCGCCTCGGAGCTGGAGGCGTACGTGGCGGCGGTGGAAGCGGCGCGCAGGGCGGTGCCGGAGGTGAAGATCCGGCTGGGGTTGGAAGTGGATTATCTACCGGGGTTGGAGGGGTGGATTCGCGAACTGGCGGGCCGCCATGCGTGGGACTTTTTGATCGGGTCGGTCCACTATGTCACGGAGGATTGGGCGATTGATCATCCCGGGCAGGTGCGGCGGTGGGAAGGTGTGGATCCGGCCTCGGTGTGGCAGGCCTACCTCGAGCGATTGGAGGCGGCGGCGGGCAGCGGGTTGTTCGACATTCTGGGCCATGTGGATTTGCCGAAGAAGTTTGGGCATCGGCCGCCGGCGGAGCTGGCGCCGCTGTGGCGGCGGTTGTTTGAGGTGGCGCGGCGCGCGGGCTGTGCGATTGAGATCAACACGGCGGGTTTGCGCAAGCCGTGCGGGGAGATGTACCCGGCACCGGCATTGTTGCGGATGGCGTTCGAGGCGGGCGTGGGGTTGACCTTCGGATCCGACGCACATGCGCCGGAGGAGGTGGGCTCGGACTGGGCGGAGGCGGTACGGTTGGCGCGGGCGGCGGGCTATCGGGAGACGTTGCGATGGGAGGGGCGTCGGAAGGTCGGGGTGGAACTGCCGGAGTTGCCGGCATGCCCGGTGCGTTCGCAGGTGGTGGAATGA
- the ubiE gene encoding bifunctional demethylmenaquinone methyltransferase/2-methoxy-6-polyprenyl-1,4-benzoquinol methylase UbiE yields MATDNWAGPGGCGVRDGRGEAVAEERMGSLSSDAGQDRARRVRALFDAIARRYDLINDLQSAGLHRLWKRRMVRLAGVGPGDRALDVCCGTGDVTRRLARSGAEVVGVDFSEAMLEVARARARRWGMAGERVRFLQADAMHLPFAAETFDAVTVAYGLRNLADWREGLRELVRVTRPGGRVVILDFGKPERSWWRRLYFGYLRWVVPLWGAWVAGDRAAYAYILESLEAYPAQRGVERALRELGCDPVEVINLMGGAMSLHRAVKKG; encoded by the coding sequence ATGGCAACGGACAATTGGGCCGGGCCCGGCGGGTGCGGCGTTCGGGACGGGCGGGGCGAGGCTGTGGCGGAGGAGCGCATGGGGTCGCTGAGTTCGGATGCAGGGCAGGATCGGGCACGCCGGGTGCGGGCGTTGTTTGATGCGATTGCCCGGCGATACGACTTGATCAACGACCTGCAATCGGCGGGGCTGCACCGGTTGTGGAAACGGCGGATGGTCCGACTGGCGGGGGTGGGGCCGGGTGATCGTGCCCTGGATGTTTGTTGCGGCACCGGGGATGTGACAAGACGGCTGGCAAGGTCGGGTGCGGAGGTGGTGGGGGTGGACTTTAGCGAAGCGATGTTGGAAGTGGCGCGGGCACGGGCCCGACGTTGGGGGATGGCGGGCGAACGGGTTCGGTTTTTGCAGGCGGACGCGATGCATTTGCCGTTTGCGGCGGAGACGTTTGATGCGGTGACGGTGGCTTACGGGTTGCGGAATCTGGCGGACTGGCGTGAGGGTTTGCGGGAGTTGGTCCGGGTCACGCGGCCGGGCGGTCGTGTGGTGATTTTGGATTTTGGGAAGCCGGAGCGGTCGTGGTGGCGGCGGCTGTATTTTGGGTATTTGCGTTGGGTGGTGCCCTTGTGGGGTGCGTGGGTGGCCGGGGATCGGGCCGCCTATGCCTATATCCTCGAATCGTTGGAGGCGTATCCGGCCCAGCGCGGGGTTGAACGAGCGCTCAGGGAACTGGGTTGCGACCCTGTGGAGGTGATCAACCTCATGGGCGGGGCGATGAGCCTGCACCGGGCTGTCAAGAAGGGGTGA
- a CDS encoding response regulator — protein sequence MSTKKILILDDDPVVVKALSIKLQAAGYQPLSATDAETALRIVRTENPDLLIVDIHLPPNPQTWTQWSGFSLVQWLERLYQDWHKPVIIISADDPDRHREKAEQIGAVAFFQKPIDHDKLLRTIAGALGTEGSPATRAT from the coding sequence ATGAGCACCAAAAAGATCCTGATCCTGGACGATGATCCCGTCGTGGTGAAGGCCCTGAGCATCAAACTCCAGGCCGCCGGCTATCAACCCCTCAGTGCCACGGACGCCGAAACCGCCCTGCGAATCGTCCGAACCGAAAATCCCGACCTGCTCATCGTGGACATTCATCTGCCACCCAACCCGCAAACGTGGACCCAATGGAGCGGTTTCAGCCTCGTTCAATGGTTGGAACGCCTCTACCAGGACTGGCACAAACCGGTCATCATCATCTCGGCAGACGACCCGGATCGGCACCGGGAAAAGGCCGAACAAATCGGCGCAGTAGCCTTCTTCCAAAAACCCATTGACCACGACAAACTCCTGCGCACCATCGCCGGCGCCCTCGGCACCGAGGGCAGCCCTGCCACCCGGGCGACCTGA
- a CDS encoding response regulator: protein MTRVAIVEDNRVIRESLVEFVEAEPDFRVVCACATAEEALRLIPKHAPEIVLMDIQLPQQSGIECTARLKQLLPEVQIIMVTVYEDTDRIFRALRAGACGYLLKRCTPEELRAAIREVCQGGAPMSREIARKVIASFQEPVTAAAQVAELSPREREILELLAAGYPNKEIAARLGLTDGTVRWHLRHVYHKLHVRSRMEAALKFRSATGG, encoded by the coding sequence ATGACCAGGGTGGCGATTGTCGAGGACAACCGGGTGATCCGGGAGAGTTTGGTGGAGTTTGTGGAGGCGGAACCGGACTTCCGCGTGGTTTGCGCCTGCGCCACCGCGGAGGAGGCGTTGCGGCTGATTCCGAAGCACGCGCCGGAGATTGTGCTGATGGACATTCAGTTGCCGCAGCAGTCGGGCATCGAATGCACGGCGCGCCTGAAGCAGTTGCTGCCGGAGGTGCAGATCATTATGGTGACGGTGTACGAGGACACCGACCGGATTTTCCGGGCGTTGCGGGCGGGGGCGTGCGGGTATTTGCTGAAGCGGTGCACGCCGGAGGAGTTGCGGGCGGCGATCCGGGAGGTTTGCCAGGGCGGGGCACCGATGTCGCGTGAGATTGCGCGGAAGGTGATCGCGTCGTTTCAGGAGCCGGTGACGGCGGCGGCGCAGGTGGCGGAACTGTCGCCCCGCGAGCGGGAGATCCTGGAACTTCTGGCGGCGGGGTATCCGAACAAGGAGATTGCGGCGCGGCTGGGTCTGACCGACGGGACGGTGCGCTGGCATTTGCGGCACGTGTATCACAAGTTGCACGTCCGTTCGCGGATGGAAGCGGCGTTGAAGTTTCGGTCGGCGACCGGCGGTTGA
- a CDS encoding ATP-binding protein, with product MQCGEVGLKRGVAQVRGWPYDGCAPVSCQPFERFSCGWIWLLGLLWFALTGVVRGGPGSGSSMPVAPGDPSGGEDAEEVEIAGTVLWSDPGLRRLVLWDGEAVRLWEVDWGDEPWAPGTRVRGGGRALVERRGDWTRVGSVGWVVDNDGVHATLARSGRVYLPAGRHPFRLEWFNAADALELALEWRGPRVPAGPVPADRFWYREVGPGGAEVWRPGLRYETFVVTGERLPGDGEDRERLTGGVSRGLTLEVLPRRERVGLAFEGFLDVPEAGVWEFTLRSDDGSRLVVGDRALRWEVLGEGALPEPRMVWAGQPLEEGVKPFWAVVEGRVDWVTRSGRSLWLGLRSGSGRLEAEWLEAGDLAGLEWMERWVRLRGVCLPVRGRDGPLVAGRLLVWGSGVGGGVVLLDEGAGELAVGEPVLRTGAAVHGLTREEAARGYRVRIQGTVTCVLPEHQAVVVHDGTRGLYVVDRSGRGEGLPKLGDRVELEGVTDPGLFAPMVYAGRLVVTGTGVWPEPVAAGWEPLVSGSLDAQWVELRGWVTGVRSNSVSVLLREGLLEVELRLRDGSCQASKEWEDALVRMRGCLFASWDYQTHQVRAGAVRLYGAEVWVEQPPPRDPFDLPLKSVTALRLFDPGAGLFQRVRVMGQVCLQDGQELFLRDGGAAVRAWLKGEGPVLAPGAVVEVVGFPDVSGPGAPVLRHASVRVTGQEALPEPGVLPEGEWDPTGLDGRRVRVEGVLVERRPLERSWSLVVQRGWRTLLVRWVREDAPPEVAPGSRVLLTGVLALSPAGLPGLARPGGFELRMGPADGLVVVARPPFWTLERLLVAVGVLAGVLLLATLWITQLRRQVERRGAALEREIRARQRLEQQQALEQERARVARDLHDELGSDLTEIAMLLARAQSPQATPERCRDYLAQATQKARQMVTALDEIVWAMNPRHDSVGSLVSYLCLHADRFLSLAGISWRLEEGRAPADLPVDSPRRHHLFLAFKEALTNVVRHSGASEVWFRLDAEGDELVLTVHDNGRGLPRERSEPGMDGLANLRVRCERLGGRLEVESAAGQGTTLRLCLPLGQRS from the coding sequence GTGCAATGTGGTGAGGTGGGCCTGAAACGGGGCGTGGCGCAGGTCCGGGGTTGGCCGTATGATGGCTGCGCCCCTGTGAGTTGCCAACCTTTTGAGAGGTTCTCCTGCGGTTGGATTTGGCTGCTGGGATTGTTGTGGTTTGCGCTGACGGGTGTGGTGCGAGGTGGTCCGGGTTCGGGCAGTTCCATGCCGGTTGCCCCGGGGGATCCGTCCGGCGGGGAGGATGCGGAAGAGGTGGAGATTGCCGGCACGGTGTTGTGGTCGGACCCGGGGCTGCGTCGGTTGGTCTTGTGGGACGGTGAGGCCGTGCGTTTGTGGGAGGTGGACTGGGGGGACGAACCATGGGCGCCGGGGACACGGGTGCGGGGTGGGGGTCGGGCCCTGGTGGAGCGTCGCGGTGATTGGACGCGGGTGGGGTCGGTGGGTTGGGTGGTGGACAACGACGGTGTTCACGCGACGCTGGCCAGGTCGGGTCGGGTGTACCTGCCGGCCGGGCGGCATCCGTTCCGGTTGGAATGGTTCAATGCGGCGGATGCGTTGGAACTGGCGTTGGAATGGCGTGGTCCGCGGGTTCCGGCCGGGCCGGTACCGGCGGATCGGTTCTGGTATCGGGAGGTTGGTCCGGGGGGTGCGGAGGTTTGGCGACCCGGGTTGCGTTACGAAACGTTTGTTGTGACGGGTGAGCGGTTGCCCGGGGATGGAGAGGATCGGGAGCGTCTGACCGGTGGTGTGAGCCGAGGTTTGACGTTGGAGGTGTTGCCGCGTCGGGAGCGGGTGGGCCTGGCGTTTGAGGGTTTTTTGGACGTACCCGAGGCAGGGGTGTGGGAGTTTACGTTGCGGTCGGATGACGGGAGCCGGTTGGTTGTGGGGGATCGCGCGTTGCGGTGGGAGGTGTTGGGGGAGGGGGCCTTGCCGGAGCCGCGGATGGTTTGGGCGGGGCAGCCGTTGGAGGAGGGGGTGAAGCCGTTTTGGGCGGTGGTTGAAGGTCGGGTGGACTGGGTTACTCGATCGGGTCGGAGTCTGTGGTTGGGGTTGCGGTCGGGATCAGGTCGGTTGGAAGCGGAGTGGTTGGAGGCGGGGGATCTGGCGGGGTTGGAGTGGATGGAGCGTTGGGTGCGGTTGAGAGGGGTTTGTTTGCCGGTGCGTGGCCGGGACGGTCCGTTGGTGGCAGGTCGTTTGTTGGTTTGGGGGTCTGGCGTTGGGGGTGGGGTTGTGTTGTTGGATGAGGGGGCGGGCGAATTGGCGGTTGGGGAGCCGGTGTTGCGGACAGGGGCTGCGGTGCATGGGTTGACCCGGGAAGAGGCGGCGCGCGGGTACCGGGTGCGGATTCAGGGGACGGTTACCTGTGTGTTGCCGGAGCATCAGGCGGTGGTGGTACACGATGGCACGCGCGGGTTGTACGTGGTGGATCGGTCGGGTCGGGGTGAAGGTTTGCCAAAGCTTGGGGACCGGGTGGAGTTGGAGGGGGTGACTGATCCCGGGTTGTTTGCGCCGATGGTGTATGCGGGGCGTTTGGTTGTGACGGGGACGGGTGTGTGGCCGGAGCCTGTGGCAGCGGGTTGGGAACCGTTGGTGAGCGGGAGTCTGGACGCGCAATGGGTGGAGCTGCGCGGCTGGGTGACAGGTGTGCGGTCCAACAGTGTGTCGGTGCTGTTGCGGGAGGGCTTGTTGGAGGTGGAGTTGCGGTTGCGGGACGGGTCCTGTCAGGCTTCGAAGGAATGGGAGGACGCGCTGGTGCGGATGCGCGGTTGTTTGTTTGCTTCGTGGGATTATCAGACGCACCAGGTGCGTGCGGGCGCGGTGCGGTTGTATGGGGCGGAGGTGTGGGTGGAACAGCCGCCGCCGCGGGATCCGTTTGATCTGCCGTTGAAGAGTGTGACGGCGTTGCGGTTGTTTGATCCCGGGGCCGGTCTGTTTCAGCGGGTGCGGGTGATGGGTCAGGTGTGTTTGCAGGATGGTCAGGAGCTGTTTTTGCGGGATGGCGGGGCTGCGGTGCGTGCGTGGTTGAAGGGGGAGGGGCCGGTGTTGGCGCCGGGTGCGGTGGTGGAGGTGGTGGGGTTTCCGGATGTGTCCGGCCCGGGCGCCCCGGTGTTGCGGCATGCGAGTGTGCGTGTGACGGGGCAGGAGGCACTGCCGGAGCCCGGGGTATTGCCCGAGGGCGAATGGGATCCGACGGGGTTGGACGGGCGCCGGGTGCGTGTGGAGGGGGTGTTGGTGGAGCGGCGCCCGTTGGAGCGGAGCTGGTCCCTGGTGGTGCAGCGCGGGTGGCGCACGTTGTTGGTGCGCTGGGTTCGGGAGGATGCGCCGCCGGAGGTGGCGCCGGGCAGTCGTGTATTGTTGACGGGTGTGCTGGCGCTGAGCCCGGCGGGCTTGCCGGGTTTGGCGCGGCCGGGCGGGTTTGAACTGCGGATGGGGCCGGCGGACGGTTTGGTGGTGGTGGCGCGGCCGCCGTTTTGGACGTTGGAACGGTTGCTGGTGGCGGTGGGGGTGTTGGCGGGAGTGTTGTTGTTGGCGACGCTGTGGATTACGCAGTTGCGCCGGCAGGTGGAGCGGCGGGGCGCGGCCTTGGAACGGGAGATCCGGGCACGGCAACGGTTGGAGCAGCAGCAGGCGCTGGAGCAGGAACGGGCACGGGTGGCGCGGGATCTGCACGACGAGCTGGGGTCGGATCTGACGGAGATTGCCATGCTGCTGGCACGGGCCCAGTCACCGCAGGCAACGCCGGAGCGGTGTCGGGATTACCTGGCGCAGGCGACGCAGAAGGCACGACAGATGGTGACGGCGCTGGATGAGATTGTCTGGGCGATGAATCCGCGACATGACTCGGTGGGGTCGCTGGTGAGTTATTTGTGTCTGCATGCGGACCGGTTTCTGAGCCTGGCGGGGATTTCGTGGCGGCTGGAGGAGGGTCGGGCGCCTGCGGATTTGCCCGTGGACTCGCCGCGGCGTCATCATTTGTTTCTGGCGTTCAAGGAAGCGTTGACGAATGTGGTGCGGCACTCGGGTGCCAGCGAGGTCTGGTTCCGGTTGGACGCGGAGGGGGATGAGCTGGTGCTGACGGTCCACGATAACGGACGGGGTTTGCCGCGGGAACGGTCGGAACCGGGCATGGACGGGCTGGCGAATTTGCGGGTGCGGTGCGAGAGGCTGGGCGGGCGTTTGGAGGTGGAGAGTGCGGCGGGGCAGGGTACGACGTTGCGGTTGTGTCTGCCGCTGGGGCAACGGTCATGA
- the hemH gene encoding ferrochelatase has product MNPAVLLVNLGSPDSPSVPDVRRYLNEFLMDPRVIDVPWLLRRWIVGMILIRRPKQSAHAYQTIWTPEGSPLIVISRNVQKKLRERLGLPVELAMRYQNPSIPDTIHRMARQGIDRVHLIPLFPHYAMSSYETAVVRVQEVVARQAPHIRLTVEPPYPDHPDYIRALIESARPWLEKGFDHLLFSFHGVPERQIRKTDPTRSHCLIHPDCCHVPSPAHATCYRHQCFRTAELFAQQVGLPKDRWSVAFQSRLGRDPWLRPYTDEEIARLARSGIQRLLVICPAFVSDCLETLEEIGIRGRETFLEAGGREYAQIPCLNEHPLWIEALERMARRGLADALQNPQSSSDPGPVPTVTPVTPS; this is encoded by the coding sequence ATGAATCCCGCCGTCCTGCTGGTCAACCTCGGTTCCCCGGACTCGCCGTCGGTGCCGGACGTCCGCCGGTACCTGAACGAGTTCCTGATGGATCCCCGCGTCATCGACGTGCCCTGGCTGTTGCGGCGCTGGATCGTCGGCATGATCCTCATCCGCCGACCCAAACAATCCGCCCATGCCTACCAGACCATCTGGACCCCGGAAGGCTCCCCCCTCATTGTCATCAGCCGCAACGTCCAAAAGAAATTGCGGGAACGGCTCGGCCTGCCCGTGGAACTGGCCATGCGCTACCAAAACCCCTCCATCCCGGACACCATCCACCGCATGGCCCGGCAGGGCATCGACCGTGTACATCTCATCCCGCTGTTCCCCCACTACGCAATGTCCAGCTATGAAACCGCGGTCGTTCGCGTGCAGGAAGTCGTGGCCCGCCAGGCCCCGCACATCCGGCTCACCGTCGAACCGCCCTATCCGGATCACCCCGATTACATCCGCGCCCTGATCGAAAGCGCCCGTCCCTGGCTGGAGAAGGGGTTCGATCACCTGCTCTTCAGCTTCCACGGCGTACCGGAACGCCAGATCCGAAAGACCGACCCCACCCGGAGCCACTGCCTGATCCACCCGGACTGTTGCCACGTCCCCAGTCCGGCCCATGCCACCTGTTACCGCCACCAATGCTTCCGCACCGCCGAGCTCTTTGCCCAACAGGTCGGCCTCCCCAAAGACCGTTGGTCCGTAGCATTCCAATCCCGCCTGGGCCGCGACCCATGGCTGCGCCCGTACACCGACGAAGAAATCGCGCGTCTGGCACGATCCGGTATCCAACGTCTCCTTGTCATTTGCCCGGCCTTCGTTTCGGACTGTCTGGAAACCCTCGAGGAAATCGGCATCCGCGGCCGGGAAACCTTCCTCGAAGCCGGCGGACGCGAGTACGCCCAAATTCCCTGCCTCAACGAACATCCCCTGTGGATTGAAGCCCTGGAACGCATGGCCCGGCGCGGCCTGGCGGACGCACTCCAAAACCCGCAATCCAGCTCGGACCCGGGTCCGGTCCCCACCGTCACCCCTGTCACCCCTTCTTGA